In the genome of Massilia sp. PAMC28688, one region contains:
- the tatB gene encoding Sec-independent protein translocase protein TatB: MIDLGLTKIAILGVVALVVIGPEKLPKVARMAGTLYGRAQRYLHEVKSEVSREIELDELRNLKKEFQESAHSMQADVQSALQESLDDVEAAWRDLPSSTAPTATMSDLERKARDFRRKKLVRNSAVPGWYKQRNHGKSHILSGAARVRKYRPRMAKSPSFFS; the protein is encoded by the coding sequence ATGATCGATCTGGGATTGACGAAAATCGCCATTCTTGGCGTGGTGGCGCTGGTCGTGATCGGCCCTGAAAAGCTGCCAAAGGTCGCGCGCATGGCCGGCACGCTGTATGGCCGCGCCCAGCGCTATCTGCACGAAGTCAAGTCCGAGGTCAGCCGCGAAATTGAACTCGACGAGCTGCGCAACCTCAAGAAGGAATTCCAGGAGTCGGCCCACTCCATGCAGGCCGATGTCCAGTCGGCCCTGCAGGAAAGCCTCGATGACGTGGAAGCGGCCTGGCGCGACCTGCCCTCGTCCACCGCGCCCACGGCCACCATGAGTGACCTGGAACGCAAGGCGCGTGACTTCCGGCGCAAGAAGCTGGTCCGCAATTCAGCCGTTCCCGGCTGGTACAAGCAGCGCAACCACGGCAAGTCGCACATCCTCTCCGGTGCGGCGCGCGTGCGCAAGTACCGCCCGCGCATGGCCAAATCACCTTCCTTCTTTTCATGA
- the hisI gene encoding phosphoribosyl-AMP cyclohydrolase — protein sequence MAANLKWLKKVKWDEQGLVPVIAQEASSGDVLMFAWMNRDALARTVELGEAVYWSRSRKKLWHKGEESGHTQKVLEMRLDCDEDVVLLKIEQSGGIACHTGRHSCFFQKFEGDAKTGDWHSADPVLQDPETIYTKPKNKS from the coding sequence GTGGCGGCCAACCTGAAGTGGCTCAAGAAAGTCAAATGGGACGAGCAGGGCCTGGTGCCCGTGATTGCCCAGGAAGCGTCCAGCGGCGACGTGCTGATGTTCGCCTGGATGAACCGCGACGCGCTGGCGCGCACGGTGGAGCTGGGCGAAGCGGTGTACTGGAGCCGCTCGCGCAAGAAGCTGTGGCACAAGGGCGAAGAATCGGGCCACACGCAAAAGGTGCTCGAAATGCGCCTCGACTGCGATGAAGACGTGGTGCTGCTCAAGATCGAGCAGAGCGGCGGTATCGCCTGCCACACGGGCCGCCATTCGTGCTTTTTCCAGAAGTTTGAGGGTGACGCCAAGACCGGTGACTGGCACAGCGCCGATCCGGTGCTGCAGGATCCGGAAACCATTTATACCAAACCAAAGAACAAATCATGA
- the hisC gene encoding histidinol-phosphate transaminase yields MSFIENLIANTIRPEIRADAPYHVSESSGLIKLDAMENPYPLPPPLREELGRRLADAVLNRYPVPTYASLKHQLCARMGVPQGYDVILGNGSDELISMIAMALSGPGAGPRPVMMAPVPAFVMFARTAMLAGMAFVGVPLRADLSLDKEAMLAAIATHKPSVVFLAYPNNPTGNLFDAGDMVEIIQALGETGIAVVDEAYSPFARASFMQRLPELKNMIVMRTVSKMGLAGIRLGYMAAAPELLEQFEKVRPPYNVNVLSQITAEFALEHIDILNEQASRIIAARTSLFEALSALPGITVYPSSANFLLIRVPDAAAACAKLVKSGVLVRNVSKMHEMLANCIRVTVSTPEENSAFLDAFKASLISH; encoded by the coding sequence ATGTCATTTATCGAGAATCTGATCGCCAATACCATTCGGCCCGAGATACGCGCCGACGCGCCGTACCACGTGTCCGAATCGAGCGGCTTGATCAAGCTCGATGCCATGGAAAACCCGTATCCCCTGCCGCCGCCGCTGCGCGAGGAACTGGGGCGGCGCCTGGCCGACGCGGTCCTGAACCGCTATCCCGTGCCCACCTACGCAAGCCTCAAGCACCAGCTGTGCGCACGCATGGGTGTGCCGCAAGGCTACGACGTCATCCTCGGCAATGGCTCGGACGAGCTCATTTCCATGATCGCCATGGCCCTCTCCGGCCCCGGCGCCGGTCCGCGTCCGGTCATGATGGCGCCGGTGCCGGCCTTTGTCATGTTCGCCCGCACTGCCATGCTGGCCGGGATGGCCTTCGTGGGTGTGCCCTTGCGCGCCGACCTGTCGCTGGACAAGGAGGCCATGCTGGCCGCCATTGCCACGCACAAGCCGTCGGTGGTGTTCCTGGCCTACCCCAACAACCCGACCGGCAACCTGTTCGATGCCGGCGACATGGTGGAGATTATCCAGGCCCTCGGTGAGACCGGCATTGCCGTCGTCGACGAGGCCTACAGCCCGTTTGCCCGCGCCAGCTTCATGCAGCGCCTGCCTGAATTGAAGAACATGATCGTCATGCGCACCGTGTCCAAGATGGGCCTGGCCGGCATCCGCCTGGGCTACATGGCCGCCGCGCCGGAACTGCTGGAGCAGTTTGAAAAGGTGCGCCCGCCCTACAACGTCAATGTGCTGTCCCAGATCACGGCCGAATTCGCGCTCGAGCACATCGACATCCTCAACGAGCAGGCCAGCCGGATCATTGCCGCCCGCACGTCGCTGTTCGAGGCCCTCTCCGCCCTGCCCGGCATCACCGTCTACCCGTCGTCGGCCAACTTTTTGCTGATCCGCGTGCCCGATGCCGCCGCTGCCTGCGCGAAACTGGTCAAATCGGGTGTCCTGGTCCGAAATGTGAGTAAAATGCACGAGATGCTTGCCAACTGCATCCGTGTGACCGTGAGTACGCCCGAAGAAAATTCCGCCTTCCTGGATGCCTTCAAGGCATCGCTGATTTCGCACTAA
- the hisD gene encoding histidinol dehydrogenase: protein MPLQIRTFDSSAPDFKQQLDSLLAFEASTDDAIEHAVAAILQDVKTRGDAAVLEYTNRLDRIPGGAASMAAFDVTGEELQAALASLPEAQRAALQTAAERIRVFHQRQKQELGGFTYTEPDGTVLGQKITPLDRVGIYVPGGKAAYPSSVLMNAIPAKVAGVGEIIMVVPTPDGVKNQMVLAAAAIAGVTRVITIGGAQAVGALAYGTDTIAPVDKIVGPGNAYVAAAKRRVFGTVGIDMIAGPSEILVLCDGSTDPDWVAMDLFSQAEHDELAQAIMLCPDAGYIARVMASIHKLLPDMPRRDTISTSLTDRGALIKVRDMAEACAIANDIAAEHLEISAENPQQWAEQIRHAGAMFLGRFSSESLGDYCCGPNHVLPTSRTARFSSPLGVYDFQKRSSIIHVSEAGAQTLGKVAAELAYGEGLQAHARSAELRIRDAQ, encoded by the coding sequence ATGCCGTTACAGATTCGCACCTTCGATTCTTCCGCCCCGGACTTCAAACAACAGTTGGACAGCCTGCTGGCATTCGAGGCATCCACCGATGACGCGATCGAGCACGCGGTAGCGGCCATCCTGCAGGACGTGAAAACGCGCGGCGATGCGGCGGTGCTGGAATACACCAACCGCCTCGACCGCATTCCGGGCGGCGCGGCCAGCATGGCGGCCTTTGACGTGACCGGGGAAGAACTGCAGGCAGCCCTGGCCAGCCTGCCCGAGGCGCAGCGCGCGGCCCTGCAGACGGCAGCCGAACGGATTCGGGTATTCCACCAGCGCCAGAAGCAGGAGCTCGGTGGCTTCACCTATACCGAGCCCGATGGCACGGTACTGGGGCAGAAGATCACGCCGCTCGACCGGGTGGGCATTTATGTCCCCGGCGGCAAGGCGGCTTACCCGTCGTCAGTGCTGATGAACGCGATTCCGGCCAAGGTGGCAGGGGTCGGGGAAATCATCATGGTGGTGCCCACGCCTGACGGCGTGAAGAACCAGATGGTGCTGGCCGCCGCCGCCATTGCGGGCGTGACGCGCGTGATCACCATCGGTGGCGCCCAGGCCGTGGGCGCGCTGGCCTACGGCACCGACACCATCGCGCCAGTGGACAAGATCGTCGGCCCCGGCAACGCCTACGTGGCTGCGGCCAAGCGCCGCGTGTTCGGCACCGTGGGCATTGACATGATTGCCGGCCCTTCCGAAATCCTGGTGCTGTGCGACGGCAGCACCGACCCGGACTGGGTGGCCATGGACCTGTTTTCCCAGGCCGAGCACGACGAACTGGCGCAGGCCATCATGCTGTGCCCGGACGCCGGCTACATTGCCCGCGTCATGGCCAGCATCCACAAGCTGCTGCCCGACATGCCGCGCCGCGACACCATCTCCACCTCGCTCACCGACCGCGGGGCCCTGATCAAGGTGCGCGACATGGCCGAAGCCTGCGCCATTGCCAACGACATCGCCGCCGAACACCTGGAAATCTCGGCCGAGAATCCCCAGCAGTGGGCCGAGCAGATCCGCCATGCCGGTGCCATGTTCCTGGGCCGCTTTTCGTCCGAGTCGCTGGGCGACTATTGCTGCGGCCCCAACCACGTGCTGCCGACGTCGCGCACGGCGCGCTTTTCGTCGCCGCTGGGCGTGTACGACTTCCAGAAGCGCTCCTCCATCATCCACGTGAGCGAAGCGGGCGCGCAAACGCTGGGCAAGGTCGCGGCCGAACTGGCTTACGGCGAAGGCTTGCAGGCGCACGCGCGCAGCGCGGAACTGCGCATCCGGGACGCCCAATAA
- a CDS encoding phosphoribosyl-ATP diphosphatase — protein sequence MSTTLARVADVIESRKLEHGGDPATSYVSRLFSKGDDAILKKIGEEATELVMAAKDARAAGDAGKVLYECADLWFHSMVLLAQFGLTPQQVLDELARREGVSGIAEKAARAD from the coding sequence ATGAGCACAACCCTGGCCCGCGTGGCTGACGTGATCGAGTCGCGCAAGCTGGAACATGGCGGCGACCCCGCCACATCCTACGTCTCGCGCCTGTTTTCCAAGGGCGATGACGCGATCCTGAAAAAGATCGGCGAGGAAGCGACCGAACTGGTCATGGCGGCCAAGGATGCACGGGCGGCGGGCGACGCCGGCAAGGTGCTCTATGAGTGCGCCGACCTGTGGTTCCATTCAATGGTGCTGCTGGCCCAGTTTGGCCTCACGCCCCAGCAGGTGCTCGACGAACTGGCGCGGCGCGAAGGCGTGTCCGGCATTGCCGAAAAAGCCGCCCGCGCAGACTGA
- the hisB gene encoding imidazoleglycerol-phosphate dehydratase HisB encodes MNRTAEITRNTNETQIRVSINLDGTGQQKLNTGVPFLDHMLDQIARHGLIDLDIDCVGDLHIDAHHTVEDTGITLGMAVAKAIGDKKGIRRYGHAYVPLDEALSRVVIDFSGRPGLEMHVPWKRSMIGAFDVDLAHEFFQGFVNHALVSLHIDNLRGENAHHQCETVFKAFGRALRMAAELDARSAGTIPSTKGSL; translated from the coding sequence ATGAACCGCACTGCAGAAATAACGCGCAACACCAACGAAACGCAAATCCGTGTTTCGATCAACCTCGACGGCACGGGCCAGCAAAAGCTCAATACCGGCGTTCCCTTCCTGGACCACATGCTCGACCAGATCGCGCGTCACGGCCTGATCGACCTCGATATCGACTGCGTGGGCGACCTGCACATCGACGCCCACCATACGGTGGAAGACACCGGCATCACGCTGGGCATGGCGGTGGCCAAGGCCATCGGCGACAAGAAGGGCATCCGCCGCTACGGCCACGCCTACGTGCCGCTGGACGAAGCGCTGTCGCGCGTGGTGATCGATTTTTCGGGCCGTCCCGGCCTGGAAATGCACGTGCCCTGGAAGCGCTCCATGATCGGCGCCTTTGATGTCGACCTGGCGCACGAATTCTTCCAGGGCTTCGTCAACCACGCGCTGGTGTCGCTGCACATCGATAACCTGCGCGGCGAGAACGCCCACCACCAGTGCGAGACGGTATTCAAGGCCTTCGGCCGCGCCCTGCGCATGGCCGCAGAACTCGACGCCCGCTCGGCCGGCACCATCCCATCGACCAAGGGCAGCCTGTAA
- the tatA gene encoding Sec-independent protein translocase subunit TatA — MGSTSWIHWVILLVVVVLIFGTKKLGNMGGDIGKAVKGFKDGVKGHDDEAKPVPPQQVADKTVIDVESKEKSKL; from the coding sequence ATGGGTAGCACAAGCTGGATTCACTGGGTTATTTTGCTGGTTGTCGTGGTGCTGATCTTCGGCACCAAGAAACTGGGCAATATGGGTGGCGATATTGGCAAGGCCGTCAAGGGCTTCAAGGATGGCGTCAAGGGCCATGATGACGAGGCCAAGCCGGTGCCGCCGCAGCAGGTGGCCGACAAGACCGTGATTGACGTGGAATCGAAAGAAAAGAGCAAGCTGTGA
- the hisH gene encoding imidazole glycerol phosphate synthase subunit HisH, with protein MKKIVVVDYGMGNLRSVAQALRAVAPEADVLISGEAPDIDSADRIVLPGQGAMRDCMASLRESGVEEALLRAARSKPMMGVCVGEQMLFDVSEEGNTPGLGLLPGKVVRFDLAGRVQADGSRFKVPQMGWNRVKQARAHRLWDGIADDAYFYFVHSYYVQPAEQDLVVGETDYGQPFCCAVARGNIFATQFHPEKSAAAGLQLYKNFVQWNP; from the coding sequence ATGAAAAAAATTGTGGTGGTCGATTACGGCATGGGCAACCTGCGCTCGGTGGCGCAAGCCCTGCGCGCCGTGGCGCCCGAAGCCGATGTCCTCATTTCCGGCGAAGCGCCCGACATCGACAGCGCCGACCGCATCGTGCTGCCCGGCCAGGGCGCCATGCGCGACTGCATGGCCAGCCTGCGCGAGTCGGGCGTCGAGGAAGCGCTGCTGCGCGCCGCCCGCAGCAAGCCCATGATGGGCGTGTGCGTGGGCGAGCAGATGCTGTTTGATGTGAGCGAAGAGGGCAATACGCCCGGCTTGGGCCTGTTGCCCGGCAAGGTAGTGCGCTTTGACCTGGCCGGCCGGGTGCAGGCCGACGGCTCGCGCTTCAAGGTACCGCAAATGGGCTGGAACCGCGTCAAGCAGGCGCGCGCCCACCGGCTGTGGGACGGCATCGCTGACGATGCATACTTCTATTTCGTGCACAGCTACTATGTGCAGCCCGCCGAGCAGGACCTGGTGGTGGGCGAGACCGACTACGGCCAGCCATTCTGCTGCGCTGTCGCGCGGGGCAATATCTTTGCCACCCAGTTCCACCCGGAGAAAAGCGCCGCGGCGGGACTGCAGCTGTACAAGAACTTCGTTCAATGGAATCCCTGA
- a CDS encoding histidine triad nucleotide-binding protein yields the protein MENCLFCKIAAKQIPSSIVHEDDDLLAFKDIHPAAPVHLLIIPKQHVATLSDTTEAHTAVLGKMLALAPKLAAEHGCAVHHGVDGKPGGGFKTLINSGPDGGQEVYHLHMHLIGGPHPWRGQH from the coding sequence GTGGAAAACTGCCTGTTCTGCAAGATCGCGGCCAAACAGATCCCGTCCAGCATCGTCCATGAAGATGACGACTTGCTGGCCTTCAAGGATATCCACCCGGCGGCGCCCGTCCACCTGCTGATCATTCCCAAGCAGCACGTCGCCACCCTTTCGGACACCACCGAGGCCCACACTGCCGTACTGGGCAAGATGCTGGCACTGGCCCCGAAGCTGGCGGCCGAACATGGCTGCGCAGTGCACCATGGGGTCGATGGCAAGCCCGGCGGTGGCTTCAAGACCCTGATCAACAGTGGGCCGGACGGCGGGCAGGAGGTGTACCATCTGCACATGCACCTGATTGGCGGGCCCCACCCCTGGCGTGGGCAACATTGA
- the hisA gene encoding 1-(5-phosphoribosyl)-5-[(5-phosphoribosylamino)methylideneamino]imidazole-4-carboxamide isomerase → MLLIPAIDLKDGHCVRLKQGDMELATVFSEDPAEMALHWLKQGARRLHLVDLNGAFAGKPVNESAVKSILQVVQEFAVDNDIDEIPVQLGGGIRDLDTIERYLDDGITYIIVGTAAVKNPGFLHDACGAFPGSIIVGLDAKDGKVATDGWSKMSGHEVIDLAKKFEAYGVESIIYTDIGRDGMMGGINIDATVKLAQAVRIPIIASGGLHNIGDVEALCAVQDEGIEGVICGRSIYEGTINLAEAQARADQLTEGDLA, encoded by the coding sequence ATGCTGCTCATTCCTGCCATCGACCTCAAAGACGGTCACTGTGTTCGCCTCAAGCAGGGCGATATGGAACTTGCCACCGTTTTTTCCGAAGACCCAGCCGAGATGGCGCTGCACTGGCTCAAGCAGGGTGCGCGCCGTCTGCACCTGGTGGACCTGAACGGCGCCTTTGCGGGCAAGCCGGTCAACGAGTCCGCCGTCAAGTCCATCCTGCAGGTGGTGCAGGAATTCGCGGTCGATAACGACATCGACGAAATCCCCGTGCAGCTGGGCGGCGGCATCCGCGACCTCGATACCATCGAGCGCTATCTCGACGACGGCATCACCTACATCATCGTGGGCACGGCCGCGGTGAAGAACCCGGGCTTCCTGCACGACGCCTGCGGCGCTTTCCCCGGCAGCATCATCGTCGGCCTCGATGCCAAGGATGGCAAGGTGGCCACCGATGGCTGGAGCAAGATGTCCGGCCACGAAGTGATCGACCTGGCCAAGAAGTTCGAAGCCTATGGCGTGGAATCGATCATCTACACCGACATCGGCCGCGACGGCATGATGGGCGGGATTAACATCGACGCCACCGTCAAGCTGGCGCAAGCGGTGCGCATTCCCATCATCGCCTCCGGCGGCCTGCACAACATCGGCGACGTCGAAGCGTTGTGCGCGGTGCAGGACGAAGGCATCGAGGGCGTCATCTGCGGCCGCTCGATCTACGAAGGCACCATCAACCTGGCCGAAGCGCAGGCGCGCGCCGACCAGCTCACCGAGGGCGACCTGGCCTGA
- a CDS encoding site-specific DNA-methyltransferase, protein MEQWVNQVFCEDALSGLARIPDGSIDLILTDPPYNLGKDYGNGSDQQSVADYLAWTEQWIDAALPKLKPNGSLYIFLTWRFSPEIFVMLKKRMTMMNEIIWDRRVPSMGGSVRSFTSVHDTIGFFVKRKDYYFDLDAVRIPYDAETKKARSRSIFVGAKWLEVGYNPKDLWSVSRLHKEHPERADHPTQKPLEIIERMVKASCPPGGVVLDLFLGSGTTALAAQRCGRNFVGFELNPVYCEIIRDRLSPEPSEKKPIKRKTNRSETITNEE, encoded by the coding sequence ATGGAGCAATGGGTCAACCAGGTCTTCTGTGAGGATGCGCTGTCCGGGCTGGCGCGCATCCCGGATGGATCCATTGATCTCATCCTGACCGATCCCCCGTATAACCTGGGCAAGGATTACGGCAACGGCTCGGACCAGCAAAGCGTGGCAGACTACCTGGCCTGGACCGAACAATGGATCGATGCCGCGCTGCCCAAGCTCAAACCGAACGGCAGCCTGTACATCTTCCTTACCTGGCGCTTTTCGCCCGAGATCTTCGTCATGCTCAAAAAGCGCATGACCATGATGAACGAGATTATCTGGGACCGCCGCGTGCCGTCCATGGGCGGCAGCGTGCGCAGCTTCACCTCGGTCCACGACACCATCGGTTTTTTCGTCAAGCGCAAGGATTACTACTTCGACCTGGACGCCGTGCGCATTCCCTACGATGCCGAAACCAAGAAGGCGCGCTCGCGCTCCATTTTTGTGGGTGCCAAGTGGCTGGAAGTGGGCTACAACCCCAAGGACCTGTGGAGCGTGTCGCGTCTGCACAAGGAGCATCCCGAGCGCGCCGACCATCCTACCCAGAAGCCGCTGGAAATCATCGAGCGCATGGTCAAGGCTTCCTGCCCGCCGGGCGGCGTGGTGCTCGACCTGTTCCTCGGCAGCGGCACCACCGCACTGGCAGCGCAGCGCTGCGGGCGCAATTTTGTCGGCTTTGAACTGAACCCGGTGTACTGCGAGATCATCCGCGACCGCCTGTCGCCCGAGCCATCGGAAAAAAAGCCTATCAAACGCAAGACCAACCGGTCAGAAACTATCACCAACGAGGAGTAA
- the hisF gene encoding imidazole glycerol phosphate synthase subunit HisF, with protein MLAKRIIPCLDVTDGRVVKGVNFTELRDAGDPVEIARRYDEQGADEITFLDITASSDDRDLILHIIEAVASTVFIPLTVGGGVRKVEDVRRLLNAGADKVSMNTSAVTNPQLVFEASQKHGSQCIVVAIDAKQVAPGKWEVFTHGGRKATGLDAIEWAQNMERLGAGEILLTSMDRDGTKSGFDLGLTAGVSNAIGIPVIASGGVGGLQDLADGIKIGRADAVLAASIFHYGQHTVQEAKRFMAAQGIPMRLDQERA; from the coding sequence ATGCTCGCAAAACGAATCATTCCCTGCCTCGACGTGACCGATGGCCGCGTGGTCAAGGGCGTCAATTTCACGGAGCTGCGCGACGCCGGCGACCCGGTGGAAATCGCACGCCGCTACGATGAGCAGGGCGCCGATGAAATCACCTTCCTCGACATCACCGCGTCCAGCGACGACCGCGACCTGATCCTGCACATCATCGAGGCCGTGGCCTCGACAGTGTTCATTCCGCTGACAGTGGGCGGAGGCGTGCGCAAGGTGGAAGACGTGCGCCGCCTGCTCAATGCCGGTGCCGACAAGGTCAGCATGAACACTTCCGCCGTCACCAATCCGCAGCTCGTGTTCGAGGCTTCGCAAAAGCACGGTTCGCAGTGCATTGTGGTGGCGATCGATGCCAAGCAGGTGGCGCCCGGCAAGTGGGAAGTATTCACCCATGGCGGGCGCAAGGCCACGGGGCTGGACGCCATCGAATGGGCGCAAAACATGGAACGCCTGGGTGCCGGCGAAATCCTGCTCACCAGCATGGACCGCGACGGTACCAAGTCCGGCTTCGATCTTGGCCTGACTGCCGGCGTGTCGAACGCGATCGGCATTCCCGTGATTGCCTCGGGCGGTGTGGGCGGGCTGCAGGACCTGGCCGACGGCATCAAGATCGGCCGCGCCGATGCGGTGCTGGCAGCTTCCATCTTCCACTACGGGCAGCACACGGTGCAGGAAGCCAAGCGCTTCATGGCCGCGCAGGGCATCCCGATGCGACTGGACCAGGAGCGCGCATGA
- the hisG gene encoding ATP phosphoribosyltransferase, protein MSDSVNPFKTIAPSSQLILALSKGRIFEDTMPLLEAAGITVLENPETSRKLILATNDPNVRVIIVRASDVPTYVQHGAADFGVAGKDVLLEHGGEGLYQPIDLNIAKCRMSVAVNAGFDYDKAVRHGARLRVATKFVNTAREHFAAKGVHVDLIKLYGSMELAPLVGLSDAIVDVVSTGSTLRANNLVEVEEIMKISSRLVVNQAALKLKRERLQPILEAFERASQLNKD, encoded by the coding sequence ATGAGCGACTCCGTCAATCCCTTCAAGACCATTGCCCCGAGTTCGCAGCTGATTCTGGCGCTGTCGAAAGGCCGCATTTTCGAGGACACCATGCCGCTGCTGGAAGCGGCCGGCATCACGGTGCTGGAAAACCCGGAGACATCGCGCAAGCTGATCCTGGCGACCAATGATCCGAATGTGCGCGTGATCATCGTGCGCGCCTCCGACGTGCCCACCTACGTGCAGCATGGCGCGGCCGACTTCGGCGTGGCCGGCAAGGATGTGCTGCTCGAGCATGGCGGCGAAGGCCTGTACCAGCCGATCGACCTCAATATCGCCAAGTGCCGCATGTCAGTGGCGGTCAATGCCGGCTTTGACTACGACAAGGCAGTGCGCCATGGCGCGCGCCTGCGCGTGGCCACCAAGTTCGTCAACACCGCGCGCGAACACTTTGCCGCCAAGGGCGTGCACGTGGACCTGATCAAGCTGTACGGCTCGATGGAGCTGGCGCCCCTGGTGGGCCTGTCGGACGCGATCGTGGACGTGGTTTCCACCGGCAGCACCCTGCGCGCCAACAATCTGGTGGAAGTGGAAGAAATCATGAAGATCTCTTCGCGCCTGGTCGTCAACCAGGCCGCCCTGAAGCTCAAGCGCGAGCGCCTGCAACCGATTCTCGAGGCGTTCGAACGAGCGTCACAATTGAACAAAGACTGA
- the murA gene encoding UDP-N-acetylglucosamine 1-carboxyvinyltransferase produces MDQLKIVGGKRLDGEIKISGAKNAALPILCAGLLTAGDLELTNVPRLHDVRTMLKLLEKTGLKVKQDDENVTLNGSAIDTLEAPYELVKTMRASILVLGPLLARFGEAKVSLPGGCAIGSRPVDQHIKGLEALGAEIRIEGGYIYAKCPKLKGARIHTDMITVTGTENLLMAATLAEGETVLENAAREPEVTDLANLLVAMGAKIEGIGTDRLVIQGVPELHGARHAVISDRIEAATFLCAVAATGGQLLLTNTRTDIFDVAMDKLRDVGLKLSSGPDWIRARMDNRPQPVSFRTTEYPGFPTDMQAQFMAVNTVAWGTSRVTETIFENRFMHVQEMVRLGAKIHTEGNTAFITGVDRLVGAPVMATDLRASASLVIAAMAAEGTTIIDRIYHLDRGYDRMEVKLSKVGASIERIKEG; encoded by the coding sequence ATGGACCAGCTCAAGATCGTCGGTGGCAAGCGCCTGGATGGCGAAATCAAAATCTCGGGTGCGAAGAACGCCGCGCTCCCGATCCTGTGCGCGGGCCTTCTGACGGCCGGCGACCTGGAACTGACCAATGTGCCGCGCCTGCACGACGTCAGGACCATGCTCAAGCTGCTGGAAAAGACAGGCTTGAAGGTGAAGCAGGATGACGAGAACGTCACCCTCAACGGCAGCGCCATCGACACCCTGGAAGCGCCGTATGAACTGGTCAAGACCATGCGTGCCTCGATCCTGGTGCTCGGCCCCCTGCTGGCCCGCTTTGGCGAAGCCAAGGTCTCGCTGCCGGGCGGCTGCGCCATCGGCTCGCGTCCCGTGGACCAGCACATCAAGGGCCTGGAAGCGCTGGGCGCCGAGATCCGCATCGAAGGCGGCTACATCTACGCCAAGTGCCCCAAGCTCAAAGGCGCGCGCATCCACACCGACATGATCACCGTCACCGGGACCGAAAACCTGCTGATGGCCGCCACCCTGGCCGAAGGCGAAACGGTGCTGGAAAACGCCGCGCGCGAGCCGGAAGTGACGGACCTGGCCAACCTGCTGGTGGCCATGGGCGCGAAGATCGAAGGCATCGGCACCGACCGCCTGGTGATCCAGGGCGTGCCCGAGCTGCATGGCGCCAGACATGCCGTGATTTCCGACCGCATCGAGGCGGCCACCTTCCTGTGCGCCGTGGCCGCTACCGGCGGCCAGCTGCTGCTCACCAATACCCGCACCGATATCTTTGATGTGGCGATGGACAAGCTGCGCGACGTGGGACTGAAGCTCTCCAGCGGTCCTGACTGGATTCGCGCGCGCATGGACAACCGCCCGCAGCCGGTCTCATTCCGCACCACCGAATACCCGGGCTTCCCGACCGACATGCAGGCCCAGTTCATGGCCGTGAACACGGTCGCATGGGGCACCAGCCGCGTGACCGAAACGATTTTTGAAAACCGCTTCATGCACGTGCAGGAAATGGTGCGCCTGGGCGCGAAGATCCACACCGAAGGCAATACCGCTTTCATCACCGGCGTCGACCGCCTGGTGGGTGCGCCCGTGATGGCCACCGACCTGCGCGCCTCCGCTTCGCTGGTGATTGCCGCCATGGCTGCCGAAGGCACCACCATCATCGACCGCATCTATCACCTCGACCGCGGCTACGACCGCATGGAAGTGAAGCTGTCGAAGGTGGGCGCCAGCATCGAGCGGATCAAGGAAGGTTGA